In Sesamum indicum cultivar Zhongzhi No. 13 linkage group LG1, S_indicum_v1.0, whole genome shotgun sequence, the sequence TGATGCTCATGAAGCTTTCACAACTCTCATGTGGCCTTCAGGCAACAACACATTCTGGTACATACATATGTTTGTCTAAAAACCACCtgcatacatatatttttcatatccaTTTCAAGAACTTGAATCATGGTATATCTAATGGTAAGAGCTGAATGTTTTTGTGTCTATAACGTGGGCTTAAATCCTCGTCAAAACATTAGGTGAGGCTGAACCTACGGATATTCtgacatgtatatatatatatatataagaaccTTTGTTCCCCGAAGACCAAACCACCTACTGTCATAATCTTCCTGGAACTGTGCGGCTGATATTTAAGTAACTTTTAGATCTacttgtaatatataattactcagCCAGGCATCAAGTGCTAATGAAAGGAGACAAGCCCAGATACTCTCTGGCCTTGTTCTCCTACAACCATGGGACAACTCATATACCCGAAGAGCTTGTGGATACGGAACACTCACTGCAGTTTAAACCATTTCATAGTTACGGGCTGCTCCGTTTCTACCTCAGCCGCACTCCATCCGACATGTCTGGCAGCAGTGCTAAAGAGTATTGCGGTATTTTCGCCTGGGTTCAAACGTGAACTCATATTCAGATGTTCCGTGGTGATTTGGAGTAGATGACTCCGTGTGTCTGTGCCTGTGCGCTCGCTTATGTTATTTCATGTGTGGCATGTATGTCAGAATTGGACCTTGTCTTGCAAAATGTTGTAAGAATAAGATGTTCTTCCAGATTCCTACATACGAGtcataaattatagaactaaatttattaaatttttggagaaaCTTATGAATTTGGACTAATcctctaattatttaattctacCTGGATAAGCtgaaaaaagttataatttaatcaaaagcCGACTCTTTCATCGCaattaactttataaaaattggaGTTCTCTATCCTTCCAACTGTGTGGGTCTGACATTGATGTCacgtatgtatttatttaaagtgTGTTTGGtcagatttattttataatttccaaattgtttggatgaaaatgaattataaaacttataaaatattagtaaggACGatttccaaattaaataaactaaaaaaaagagagcatattataatttttttaaaaaaataaaaagatgtttTGCCTTCCTTACAGCAGAAACCAGATGTCATATATTCAGTTTAGTTCCAATAAAGGTAGAATCTACAAAATGATATGATGACAGCAATTAGCAGTAGCTACCAGTTGAGAACTGAAGCGCGCTGATAAAAGCTAACAAACAGAGAGGCACATCTGGAAACCTTGTCCACATGCCGCTGAAGCATATAATGATCTCATGTgataaattaagttgatttaagACAATAACTATAAGCAGCTCCAATACTTTTCAATAGGAAATTATAGGGAACTTACAAGTTACAACATAACATGTTTATTAACAAGACAATGTCAATACAGCTCACATACTCACTCCTGTACAGGCAGAGCATTGCATCTTACAGAGTCTCCAAAATCATGTGTAATATTATAAGCCATCAGAACAGAAGGGTGCAGTCGATGTCTCTATCATTAGCTGGCTGCATCATTCACCACGTCTGTAATAATATCTGCACAATACAGAAATAACTCGCCTGAGTATGGATATACAGGCCACAAAATCAGATGTGTGCATATGTTATGACATTCACATCCTGTAGCTGAGATACAAAAACTCGCTGTCCACTATGTATTCTAGGCATGATGTTCAGCGATAATTTTGACACATTAATTTGCGCTGCTGTATCTGAGACTTAAATGCTAGTTTGTACACAGGAAAAATAACCTCAACCTCGACGTCCTATCTAACAGACACGTGCActcagacacacacacacacacaagagagagagagaggacatacacatatatatttatgccaTACATGGCTGCATATTTTCGTAGAAGGCGTTCAACAGAATACCATTCTGAACGATCTGAACCATCTTGATAATTAATACGCGGCATGTGGATCGAAGCtgccaaatttaattaagaaacaaatattatcGGGTATGTATGGAAAAATTGTATAGATTAGACTAACTGGCAGTTGACATcaacagaaaaggaaaataaggATTATTTCCAGCCTCTGCAAAAACAGTGAGAACCACACACAATCAGCATCACAAGAATATGGTGTGAAATAACACATACATGGAATCAGGTAATGACTAAAAGAACACGGTGACTCCATGAATGGGTGGCCATTAGTGGAGGTATGAGAAATACAGGATTTCTGAGTATGACAGTGAGAAAAAGTGGATGAATGAGTTTGTgtccaagaaaagaagagtCACCAAGCCATTAAATGCATTGAAAACTGGCATGAGATGGATGAAAGGGAGAGAGCGAAAATTCCAAAAGTTGTGGGAATAGCTAATTTtgtaatgtatataaaatcattagtAGGCAGCAACGCTGGAAACAGTGACTTCCTTTAGAGTTCCTTTCATCAActcattcttattttctctctttcaattACTTGTTTCTCTAAGTACCTGATGAGATTTAGAAACAATCATAATCTGCATAGGAAGAACCTCTTGGCCTCTCTCCAGTCTCCCTTTCCACTGACAGCaactttctattttcattCGTTCTCATTTGTCCTTCTTTAGAAAATGTAGAAGACCTGCCTGTGCCATGTCTATCAATAATCTACCGACCTACTTATCTACAGAACTCCATTGCAGTAAATTATGTCAGTCATAAGATGACTCTCTGCATGAAAATGACATTAATTACTTATGTCGGCCTTGGATTTCTCATTCTTGGGTCGTTAAAGCCAgcaaaaaagtaagaaatcTTAGGGAACCATGGGGCAGTGAAGCTGCACTAAAGCATTAAACAAGATCTGATGCAGGCTCCGTACCACATTCAAGTAGCATGAAATTTAAATCACAACCATACTCCAGCATAGCTACTCAGAAAAGCAGATAAAATCCAGAGTAAGATTTTCAGGTGTTAGAAGAAAAGTGCTGtgaatcaagaaaaatgacCAAACTGTACCAGAATATTGAGCAGCTGAAAATGATGCTTTCGCAAGGCAAACTTCCAAATCAGCAATGGAGATACTACTGCGAGGGACTTTACGCCTGGGATTATATGACTGCACAACAGCTAAACCTACCCATTGAGGAGCATTACTAGTACGTGACACACTATGGTCCTCTGCAGAAAATCAGTTGCAAGGCTAAGAATAACTAGGTGAAGGAAGCAACaggaaaaagataaagagGTTTGATGTATCAATGGATAACAATTTGGAGCGCCACTTGGACAAACTATCGCCTCACTGCCTGATGGTTCAAAATAAAGTTCAGAAAATGGTAGATGAAGATCCTTCAAGAAGATGTTAAAAATAGTGAGAAAACCACTTCAAACCACAAGTTTGACTTATCTGAAAAATAAAGCTGGTTAAAGTTTGGATATCTCTACACAATCACAAGACAACAATAGGGAACACCACCAACAAAATGGCTGTTCTgattttttccaataaaagtgaggataaaaaatgagtattcatTTGCATTGTTTCAAAAGTTTTCTATACATTTAACAGTATTCCAGTACTCTCAAGAACCTGTAAGTAAAAAATGGATTATAAAGCAGGAAACTGACCAGTTACTGCTATGAGATGAAGATCTCCGAGATGGAGATCCCCAAATTCTGAAGCTTGCTCGTATGTGTTGGGAATGGTAGCTGAAAGCCTAGCCAGTGCATCAAAAAGGCCCCCATGCCCCCAGTTTCCAGAATTATCAACACAGCTGCACAAAGAATCTTCACAAGTCAAAATTCCTTAAGcataattcaaacaaaaaaaagagcCATTACCTGTTACGAGAAGTTCACATCACAAGTAATACTTGGAATCTCATTGTTTAATGTCAGTAAGTGATGGCCATGTCCCCGaatgataataattcatactttttttattttcatccttttcaCAGATTGCAAatggaaattgaaaatagagGTAGACAGGGTAAAccagtgaaataaaaaatttctcgACATCTTCAATCATGTATGGATTCATCCTCTGTTCCATGTTGTTCGGTCctcaacgtttaggtcaattCAGCCTTTTCGATGCCAGTAATAAACCCATATTAATGATGGAGGATGCATGCAAGCTAACAGCtggaaagaaaattgttttATCCATTAAGATTGTTTGGGAGCTTATGAAAGTAGATGTTACCTTAAAAGATAAGTTGTTAATTTGTTTGGAGAATACAAAGTTCAAAATGCCAATAACGCTGTTTAGTCAGGGAAACCTTGTCATTTGCTCCTCTAAGAAGTTCATAAGatttgaaaaggaaaaggctGAGATCTCGATTTTTATAACTACGTGTCGGATAGCTTTTAAGTTCATAAACActtctttgcaaatttacaccAGTGTATGTCTTATAAGACCTTAAACATCTAACTGGTCTTTTTTCCCCTTAAGATAAGCGTAATCAAACACCCTTGTATTAAACCAGCAAGTAGCATACCAGTATCTGAGAGATTTAACTTGAACATACTAACAAAGCTCCAGCAAAATGAAATTGGTTGAAAAAGTAAACATAATGAAGGGGTGGCATTATgtgttaaaagaaaagattccTTGATAAGACAACCTCAAGCACAGAAATCAATGATCAGAATATAAGTAATTCGTGATGAGAAATGTACCTGAATATAATAGTTGGCTCAGAAGGACAAATTGCTGCAGTGTTTGTGCAGTCCCCATAAACAAAATGAACTGAACCAGAATCCGACATCATATCCTGATTGGCCGGAGGAACAGGACTACTGACACATAATGAATGATATCCAAGAGCTTCCCACTTAGATAGTTTCTTCTCTTCTGCCTTCTTGCGAGCAGCTTCAGCTTTAATGTGTTTTTCATCAGGTAAGCTTCTCCTATTCCCTAATTCCAGCATATCAGTGTCATCTGCTGATGATGCTTTCTTGAACTTCTCAACCCATGACATGTATGAAGCCTCATCAAGGCCAGGATCAAAATCAATAGACTGAGACCTCTCTTTCATGACTAGATCATGACCATCCATCAGATTCATTGGATTGATCTCAAACCTCCTGTCACTCACGTCTGATTGTAACTCATGGCGGGACGCAATAACCTTTTCAGCCAAATCGATCAGTTCGCCCATATCTAGTAGATTATCTGATTTTTCCATATTCATCTCCGTGGTATCAAAAACATGCAACCCAAATATGACAGATTTCAGATCACCAGCTTCAGTCCCTCCAATATTACCTCCCTCATGCTCCAAAATATTGTCCCCTATAACATTATGACTCAGCCGTAACTTTCGTTCTGCTCTACGCATAATAACCTACATTCATCCCACATCAGTAATGGAAATTGTGGctgtaagaaaatattaacctACTTACCTCCTCAATCGTACGCCCTATAACCAAATTAATAGACAAGACATGATTGCTTTGACCAATTCTGTGAGCACGCTGCAGAGCCTGCTTATCCACTTGGGGATTCCAATCCTGCTCATAAAATATGACCTGCAAAGTAATGAATTTTCACAATCTATTACGAGCATACTTACTTGTGGACAAAGTTCAATTCCCATTtgcatataaacatatataccttgtgcttgtgtgtattttttgcatatatttataacatgtatatatatacatacatacatacattgCGCTAGTGAAGCACAATCTAGTTCTATTCTAGTTCTGTCTGAAATTAATTGAGCAATTTCTGTATCAGTTAGCTAGCCAGAGTAGGGACTGTCATTACCCTGTTGCAATCAAGTGCAGCTATT encodes:
- the LOC105170728 gene encoding probable helicase CHR10 isoform X2, giving the protein MSYLMGLGKTLQAISLLSYLKICQKSPGPFLVLCPLSVIDGWVSEVGKFAPKLRLLPYVGEKEHRRTLRGEMHEHVKELSLSSHIPTLPFDVLLTTYDIALIDQDFLSQFPWHYAIIDEAQRLKNPSSVLYNVLREQFVMPRKLLMTGTPIQNNITELWALMHFCMPLIFGTLEHFVADFKEAGDPSCEDTEKVKEQFKILKYVLGAFMLRRTKSMLVESGTLSLPPVTEITVMAPLSPLQKKVYVSILRKELPKLVALASGASSAQSLNNIVIQLRKACSHPYLFPGIEPEPYQEGEHLVQASGKLLILDQLLQKLHDSGHRVLLFAQMTHTLDILQDFLELRKYTYERLDGSIRAEERFAAIRRFSQNSVTKSASSDAYISSPFVFLISTRAGGVGLNLMAADTVIFYEQDWNPQVDKQALQRAHRIGQSNHVLSINLVIGRTIEEVIMRRAERKLRLSHNVIGDNILEHEGGNIGGTEAGDLKSVIFGLHVFDTTEMNMEKSDNLLDMGELIDLAEKVIASRHELQSDVSDRRFEINPMNLMDGHDLVMKERSQSIDFDPGLDEASYMSWVEKFKKASSADDTDMLELGNRRSLPDEKHIKAEAARKKAEEKKLSKWEALGYHSLCVSSPVPPANQDMMSDSGSVHFVYGDCTNTAAICPSEPTIIFSCVDNSGNWGHGGLFDALARLSATIPNTYEQASEFGDLHLGDLHLIAVTEDHSVSRTSNAPQWVGLAVVQSYNPRRKVPRSSISIADLEVCLAKASFSAAQYSASIHMPRINYQDGSDRSEWYSVERLLRKYAAMYGINIYVYYYRRGE
- the LOC105174155 gene encoding probable 2-oxoglutarate-dependent dioxygenase AOP1; the protein is MRSMLLKSMAFSCKNDDFPSELDQQVFDVTEGLFGLPLETKTRNSGKLGDHGYVGQLPHESMGIPDATTSDAHEAFTTLMWPSDLLVIYNYSARHQVLMKGDKPRYSLALFSYNHGTTHIPEELVDTEHSLQFKPFHSYGLLRFYLSRTPSDMSGSSAKEYCGIFAWVQT